The sequence GTTCGTCTGCGCGGCAGCCCTGGTCACCTCCGATGGGCACGAGCACGTGGAGACCGGGCAGCTGCGCGGCAGGTTGCTCACCGCCCCGCGCGGGCAGGGTGGATTCGGCTATGATCCGATCCTTCGCCCCGACGGCGAGAGCCGCTCGTGTGCGGAGCTCACCCCGGCGGAGAAGAATGCGATCTCGCACCGCGGCCAGGCGTTTCGGGCGCTCGCGCCGCACATAAGTGCAGCCCTGCTCGCCGGATGAGCGGCGCTCTACGCTGAGCCGGTGACCCGACCGACCGCCTGCCCTGGACGCTGATGCACTTCTTGACCGACACCACCTGGACCGAGCTCTACCTGCTCACCGTCGCCTTCGTGCTCTGCGCGGTGATCGGCATCGAGCGCCAGGTGCGGCAGAAGGCGGCAGGATTTCGCACCCACGTGCTGGTCGGGATGGGCTCGGCCGGGTTCACTTTGGTCTCCGCGTTCGGCTTCGCCAACGTGCTCGGCGACGATGTGAACCTGGATCCGTCCCGGATCGCCGCCCAGATCGTCTCCGGCATCGGCTTCCTCGGCGCCGGGGTGATCTTCACCCGGCGGGACGTGGTGCGGGGGCTGACCACTGCCGCCACGATCTGGGTTGCCGCCGCTGTCGGTATGGCTGCCGGGGCCGGGATGGTCTCCCTCGCCGTGTTCCTCACCGTGCTGCACGTGGTGGCGGTGCTCGGGGTCGGGCCGCTGGTGCGCAAGATCCCCACCCGGGACCACAACCGAGTGCTCCGGGTGCGTTACCTGGATGGGGCCGGAGTGCTCCGGGACGTCCTCGCCCTGGCCACCGATCTGGGGTTCAGCACGCTGATTCTCGGCAGTCGGCGGCTGGAGCGCGACGCTCAGGCCATGGTGGAGATCGACATCCGGTTCAAGGGCCGGATGGCGCTGCGCACCGCTATTCCGAGCGTGAACGCCATCGAAGGGGTCCGCGAGGTCGAAGTGCGTAGCGATGACGAGCACGAGGACGACGAAGACGTCATCTGATCCGTTGCCGGCCAGTGCTGCTCATCTGAGTTGAGCGGTACTGCTCATCTGATACCTTCGAGTGAACGATCCGACGCCAGGAGCCGTGATGACTTCGCTCAACGATGCTGCACTGACCAGTCTGGACCCGCAGGTGGCCCGACCCGACTACGACCGCAGCGCCCTCAGCGTGGGGATCGTCCACATCGGCGTCGGTGGTTTCCACCGCGCCCACCAGGCGATGTACCTGGACGAGCTGATGCGCGCCGGCCACGCCCACGACTGGGCGATCTGCGGACTCGGCCTGATGCCCGGCGATATCCGGATGCGCGACGCCCTCGCCAGCCAGGACGGCCTCTACACCCTGGTGGTCAAGCACTCGGACGGCAGCACCGAGGCCCGGGTGATCGGCTCGATCCTGGACTACGTCTACGCCCCGGACGATCCGGAAGCGGCGCTGGCCCGGATGGCCGACCCGGCGGTGCGGATCGTCTCGCTGACCGTGACCGAGGGGGGCTACAACGTCAACCAGGTCACCGGCGAGTTCGACCTGACCAATCCGGCGGTACGGGCCGACCTCGAACCCGGGGCGCTGCCGACGACCTCCTTCGGGTATGTGGTCGAGGCGCTGCGCCGCCGGCGGGAGGCGGGGACCGCG is a genomic window of Ruania zhangjianzhongii containing:
- a CDS encoding MgtC/SapB family protein, which codes for MHFLTDTTWTELYLLTVAFVLCAVIGIERQVRQKAAGFRTHVLVGMGSAGFTLVSAFGFANVLGDDVNLDPSRIAAQIVSGIGFLGAGVIFTRRDVVRGLTTAATIWVAAAVGMAAGAGMVSLAVFLTVLHVVAVLGVGPLVRKIPTRDHNRVLRVRYLDGAGVLRDVLALATDLGFSTLILGSRRLERDAQAMVEIDIRFKGRMALRTAIPSVNAIEGVREVEVRSDDEHEDDEDVI